Proteins encoded by one window of Blautia luti:
- a CDS encoding BlaI/MecI/CopY family transcriptional regulator: MDILKGKRYDVMNVLWEEGKPLSAFEINEIAPELKMPTVRRCLELLLKEKLIEVAGTSMNGKVYARNYRPLLSRETYLKNNAERRKITPVEMMHALLETEGITEADLNELQTLLDHKRAELRSR; encoded by the coding sequence ATGGACATATTAAAGGGTAAACGTTATGATGTTATGAATGTGCTTTGGGAAGAGGGAAAACCTCTGTCTGCTTTTGAGATCAATGAAATAGCACCAGAGTTAAAGATGCCAACAGTGCGCAGATGTCTGGAGCTTCTTTTGAAAGAGAAACTGATCGAGGTAGCAGGGACTTCCATGAATGGAAAGGTTTATGCGAGAAATTACAGACCGCTTCTTTCCAGGGAGACATATCTGAAGAATAATGCGGAGAGAAGGAAAATCACTCCGGTGGAAATGATGCATGCGCTGCTGGAGACAGAAGGGATCACAGAGGCTGACCTGAACGAACTTCAGACTCTTCTGGATCATAAAAGAGCAGAGTTAAGAAGCAGATAA
- a CDS encoding ADP-ribosylglycohydrolase family protein gives MNIMKKEYIEHIYAGWLAKIIGIRLGAPVEGWSQRQIEDIYGETDGYLVDYRDFAADDDSNGPLFFLRALEDCGKGSEMKAQDVAEALLNYAPFEHGFFWWGGYGVSTEHTAYLNLRNGIKAPESGSIEQNGKTTAEQIGGQIFIDTWGLVTPGNPDIAAKLARKAASVTHGGDGIHGGIFVAVCISYAFVESDMNKILEKGLSYIPENCDYAKIVRVVMDYHKKNPNNWKDCWKFIRDNYGYDKYPGMCHIIPNTAVMILALLYGNGDFSDTLQICNRCGWDTDCNVGNIATIMGVRNGLDGIDYRKWREPVNDFLACSSVVGSRNIMDIPYGACYIAKLAAELAGEKLPAPYDKIAEDKIESCHFEFPGSTHVMRVRIEHLNKGDDYPKPEYHLMNTDESAAFGNRSLKVTANRMESGENVLVYKKTYYRPADFHDSRYDPAFSPLVYPGQTVHGSVMVPEYGLSDLQVSLYVHEVRGDRIYQGDAVVLEKGQWKQLEFVIPAMEGALLDEVGFCVHVGGERGSAQQVTVLLDDFYTDGTPDYSVEMRKEEEEVWTPVHREITQFTKLKGLFYLADGNLHLSCCDFGEAYTGSHNWKDYTAEFWLTPHTGDWHMMNVRVQGGIRSYAAGFLADGRAAILKNENGYRILSQCDFAWEKEKEYHLCVSVEGSRLILWVDDQKLLEVTDVERPYLEGAVGISVQNGSHCSCSKMAVHGNF, from the coding sequence ATGAATATTATGAAAAAAGAGTACATAGAACACATTTATGCCGGATGGCTTGCAAAAATAATCGGCATTCGTCTGGGAGCTCCGGTAGAGGGTTGGAGCCAGCGGCAGATTGAGGATATTTATGGAGAAACAGATGGATATCTGGTGGATTACAGAGATTTTGCGGCAGATGATGATAGCAATGGCCCACTGTTTTTTCTTAGAGCACTGGAAGATTGTGGGAAAGGTTCCGAAATGAAAGCGCAGGATGTGGCAGAGGCTTTATTGAATTATGCACCTTTTGAACATGGATTTTTCTGGTGGGGCGGTTATGGAGTATCAACAGAACATACAGCATATCTGAATCTGAGAAATGGAATCAAAGCTCCGGAAAGCGGAAGCATTGAACAGAATGGAAAAACAACTGCAGAACAGATTGGTGGTCAGATTTTTATTGATACCTGGGGATTGGTTACACCTGGGAATCCGGATATAGCGGCAAAACTTGCACGGAAAGCAGCAAGTGTTACTCATGGCGGAGACGGAATCCATGGAGGTATTTTTGTGGCTGTGTGCATTAGCTATGCATTTGTGGAATCTGATATGAACAAAATACTGGAAAAAGGACTCAGTTATATTCCGGAAAACTGCGATTATGCAAAGATTGTCAGAGTGGTCATGGATTATCATAAAAAAAATCCGAACAACTGGAAGGATTGCTGGAAATTTATACGTGATAATTATGGATATGATAAATATCCAGGCATGTGCCATATCATTCCGAATACGGCAGTGATGATACTTGCTTTGCTGTATGGTAACGGGGACTTCTCTGATACATTGCAGATCTGCAATCGATGTGGATGGGATACTGACTGCAATGTGGGAAACATCGCAACGATCATGGGAGTCAGAAATGGACTGGATGGAATTGATTATCGCAAGTGGCGTGAGCCGGTCAATGATTTTCTGGCATGCTCCAGTGTTGTGGGCAGTCGTAATATCATGGATATTCCTTACGGTGCATGTTATATTGCGAAACTGGCAGCTGAACTGGCAGGGGAAAAACTGCCGGCTCCATATGATAAAATCGCAGAAGATAAGATTGAAAGCTGCCATTTTGAATTTCCGGGCTCTACCCATGTCATGCGTGTGAGGATAGAACACCTAAATAAGGGAGATGATTATCCGAAACCGGAGTATCATCTGATGAACACAGATGAATCCGCTGCGTTTGGAAACCGTTCTTTGAAAGTAACGGCGAACAGGATGGAATCCGGAGAAAATGTTCTGGTATATAAAAAGACCTATTACAGACCGGCAGATTTTCATGACAGCCGTTATGATCCTGCATTTTCTCCGCTGGTTTATCCGGGACAGACTGTTCATGGAAGTGTAATGGTGCCGGAATATGGACTGTCAGATTTGCAGGTAAGTCTTTATGTACATGAAGTGCGTGGCGACAGGATTTATCAGGGAGATGCAGTGGTGTTGGAGAAAGGTCAGTGGAAACAGCTGGAGTTTGTGATTCCTGCCATGGAAGGTGCGCTTCTGGATGAAGTGGGATTCTGCGTCCATGTAGGCGGGGAAAGAGGATCTGCACAGCAGGTTACAGTACTTTTGGATGATTTTTATACGGACGGAACTCCTGATTATTCTGTCGAAATGAGAAAAGAAGAGGAAGAAGTGTGGACTCCGGTTCATCGCGAAATTACGCAGTTTACCAAATTGAAGGGGCTTTTCTATCTGGCAGATGGAAATCTTCATTTATCCTGCTGCGATTTCGGAGAGGCATATACGGGCAGTCATAACTGGAAGGATTATACGGCTGAATTCTGGCTGACCCCTCATACGGGAGACTGGCATATGATGAATGTAAGGGTGCAGGGAGGAATACGATCTTATGCAGCTGGATTTCTGGCGGACGGACGGGCAGCAATTCTGAAAAATGAAAATGGATATCGGATTCTGAGCCAATGTGACTTTGCCTGGGAGAAAGAAAAAGAATATCATCTTTGCGTCAGCGTTGAGGGAAGCAGACTGATTTTGTGGGTAGATGATCAAAAGCTTCTTGAAGTGACTGATGTGGAAAGGCCATATCTGGAAGGGGCTGTGGGCATTTCTGTACAGAACGGAAGCCATTGTAGCTGCAGTAAAATGGCTGTGCACGGGAATTTCTGA
- a CDS encoding argininosuccinate synthase: MKEKVVLAYSGGLDTTALIPWLKETFDYDVVCCCVNCGQGNELDGLDERAKLSGASKLYIEDIVDEFCDDFIMPCVQAGAVYEHKYLLGTSMARPAIAKKLVEIARKEGAVAICHGATGKGNDQIRFELGIKALAPDIKIIAPWRMTDKWTMQSREDEIAFCKAHGIDLPFDASHSYSRDRNLWHISHEGLELEDPSQAPNYDNMLVLGVTPEKAPDKDTEITMTFEQGVPKTLNGKEMKVSEIITELNKLGGENGIGIVDIVENRVVGMKSRGVYETPGGTILMAAHEQLEELTLDRETMETKKKLGSQFAQVVYEGKWYTPLREAIQAFVESTQKYVTGEVKMKLYKGNIIKAGTTSPYSLYNESLASFTTGDLYDHHDADGFITLFGLPLKVRAMMLKEVEQNKK; this comes from the coding sequence ATGAAAGAAAAAGTCGTTTTAGCATACTCAGGCGGTCTTGATACCACAGCCTTGATCCCGTGGTTAAAAGAGACATTTGATTACGACGTTGTCTGCTGTTGTGTAAACTGCGGTCAGGGAAACGAACTGGATGGACTGGATGAGAGAGCAAAGCTTTCCGGTGCTTCCAAATTATATATCGAAGATATCGTTGATGAATTCTGTGATGATTTCATTATGCCATGTGTACAGGCAGGTGCTGTATACGAGCATAAATATCTCCTTGGTACATCCATGGCCCGTCCAGCGATCGCCAAGAAATTAGTTGAGATTGCACGTAAAGAAGGCGCAGTTGCTATCTGCCACGGTGCTACAGGTAAAGGTAATGACCAGATTCGTTTCGAACTTGGTATCAAAGCTCTTGCTCCGGACATCAAGATCATCGCTCCATGGCGTATGACAGACAAATGGACCATGCAGTCCCGTGAAGATGAGATCGCATTCTGCAAGGCTCACGGAATTGACCTTCCATTCGATGCAAGCCACAGCTACAGCCGTGACAGAAACTTATGGCACATCAGCCATGAAGGTCTGGAACTGGAAGATCCTTCTCAGGCTCCAAACTATGACAACATGCTTGTTTTAGGTGTTACACCTGAAAAAGCTCCTGATAAAGATACAGAAATCACCATGACATTCGAGCAGGGTGTTCCGAAAACCTTAAATGGCAAAGAGATGAAAGTTTCCGAGATCATCACTGAGCTTAATAAATTAGGCGGCGAGAACGGAATCGGTATCGTTGATATCGTTGAGAACCGTGTTGTTGGTATGAAATCCCGTGGTGTATATGAGACTCCTGGCGGAACAATCCTGATGGCAGCTCATGAGCAGCTGGAAGAACTCACACTTGACCGTGAGACAATGGAAACCAAGAAGAAACTTGGCAGCCAGTTTGCTCAGGTTGTTTACGAAGGAAAATGGTACACACCACTTCGTGAAGCAATCCAGGCATTCGTTGAGTCCACTCAGAAATATGTAACAGGTGAAGTTAAGATGAAACTGTACAAAGGCAACATCATCAAAGCCGGTACAACTTCTCCATACAGCCTGTACAATGAATCTCTTGCATCCTTTACAACAGGTGACCTCTATGACCACCACGATGCAGACGGATTCATCACACTGTTCGGACTTCCACTGAAAGTTCGCGCTATGATGTTAAAAGAAGTTGAACAGAACAAAAAATAA
- the argC gene encoding N-acetyl-gamma-glutamyl-phosphate reductase produces MIKAGIIGATGYAGNEIVRLLLGHKDVEIAWYGSRSYIDQKYADVYQNFFKLVDAKCMDDNMEALADEADVIFTATPQGLCASLINEGILSRAKVIDLSADFRIKDVKKYEKWYGIEHKAPQFIDEAVYGLCEINREDIKKARLIANPGCYPTCSTLSIYPLIKEGLIDPSTIIIDAKSGTSGAGRGAKVANLFCEVNENIKAYGVATHRHTPEIEDQLGYACGKEVLINFTPHLIPMNRGILVTAYASLTKDVSYEEVKAIYDKYYENETFVRVLDKDVCPQTKCVEGSNYVDVNFKIDPRTHRVIMMGAMDNLVKGAAGQAVQNMNLLFGFKESEGLLQVPMCP; encoded by the coding sequence ATGATTAAAGCAGGAATTATCGGTGCCACAGGTTACGCAGGTAACGAGATCGTGAGACTGCTTCTGGGACATAAAGATGTAGAAATTGCATGGTATGGTTCAAGAAGTTACATTGACCAGAAGTATGCAGATGTTTATCAGAATTTTTTTAAACTGGTAGATGCGAAGTGTATGGATGATAATATGGAAGCGTTGGCTGATGAAGCAGATGTGATCTTCACTGCAACTCCTCAGGGACTTTGTGCTTCCTTGATTAATGAAGGAATTCTTTCCAGGGCGAAAGTCATCGACCTGAGTGCGGATTTCCGTATTAAAGATGTGAAGAAATATGAGAAATGGTATGGTATCGAGCATAAAGCTCCGCAGTTTATTGATGAGGCAGTTTATGGATTATGTGAGATTAACCGTGAAGATATCAAGAAAGCAAGACTGATCGCGAACCCAGGATGTTATCCGACATGTTCTACTCTTTCTATTTATCCGCTGATCAAAGAAGGACTGATCGATCCGTCGACGATCATTATCGATGCGAAATCCGGTACTTCAGGAGCAGGACGTGGGGCGAAGGTTGCGAATTTATTCTGTGAAGTAAATGAGAATATTAAGGCTTATGGTGTCGCAACTCACAGACATACACCGGAGATTGAGGATCAGCTTGGATATGCATGCGGTAAGGAAGTACTGATCAATTTCACACCACATCTGATTCCGATGAACCGTGGTATTCTGGTGACTGCTTATGCTTCTCTGACTAAGGATGTTTCTTATGAAGAAGTGAAGGCGATTTATGATAAATATTATGAGAATGAGACTTTTGTCCGTGTACTTGATAAGGATGTGTGTCCACAGACTAAGTGCGTGGAGGGAAGCAACTATGTGGATGTGAACTTTAAGATTGATCCGAGAACTCACAGAGTAATTATGATGGGTGCTATGGATAACCTTGTAAAAGGTGCGGCTGGACAGGCTGTGCAGAATATGAATCTGTTGTTTGGATTTAAGGAATCTGAGGGGCTGCTTCAGGTACCGATGTGTCCGTGA
- the argJ gene encoding bifunctional glutamate N-acetyltransferase/amino-acid acetyltransferase ArgJ produces the protein MKIIEGGVTAAKGFQAAAAAAEIKYKGRTDMAMVYSEVPCVAAGTFTTNVVKAAPVKWDQDIVYNHPYAQAVICNSGIANACTGTEGYGYCKETADAAAEVLDVAADSVLVASTGVIGMQVPIDRIKNGVKMMAPKLDGSLEAGTEAAKAIMTTDTKKKEVAVQVEIGGKTVTIGGMCKGSGMIHPNMCTMLGFVTTDAKISKKMLQEALSEDVKDTYNMVSVDGDTSTNDTVLLLANGLAENPEITEKGEDYETFKAALNYINTSLVKKIAGDGEGATALFEVKIIGAESKEQAVTLSKSVVTSSLTKAAIYGHDANWGRILCAMGYSGAQFDPEKVDLYFESKAGKIKIIENGVATDYSEEEATKILSEEAVTAIADVKMGDATATAWGCDLTYDYVKINADYRS, from the coding sequence ATGAAGATTATTGAAGGTGGCGTTACAGCTGCGAAAGGTTTTCAGGCGGCAGCTGCAGCAGCTGAGATTAAATATAAAGGCAGAACAGACATGGCAATGGTTTACAGTGAAGTTCCCTGCGTAGCAGCAGGTACTTTTACGACAAACGTTGTAAAGGCTGCTCCTGTTAAATGGGACCAGGATATTGTGTACAATCATCCGTATGCACAGGCAGTGATCTGTAACAGTGGTATTGCAAATGCCTGTACAGGTACAGAAGGTTATGGATACTGTAAGGAAACTGCAGATGCGGCAGCAGAGGTTCTGGATGTGGCAGCAGACAGTGTGCTGGTGGCTTCTACTGGTGTTATCGGTATGCAGGTTCCGATCGATCGTATTAAGAATGGTGTGAAGATGATGGCTCCGAAGCTGGATGGTTCTCTGGAAGCAGGTACTGAGGCTGCGAAGGCGATCATGACTACGGATACGAAGAAGAAGGAAGTTGCCGTTCAGGTTGAGATTGGTGGTAAGACGGTTACCATTGGCGGTATGTGCAAAGGTTCCGGTATGATCCATCCGAATATGTGCACAATGCTTGGATTTGTTACTACTGATGCGAAGATTTCCAAGAAGATGCTGCAGGAAGCCTTGAGTGAGGATGTGAAGGATACTTACAATATGGTTTCTGTAGACGGCGATACTTCTACCAATGACACCGTTCTTCTTCTGGCAAATGGTCTGGCTGAGAATCCGGAGATTACGGAGAAGGGCGAGGATTATGAGACTTTCAAAGCTGCGCTGAATTATATCAATACTTCCCTGGTTAAGAAGATTGCCGGTGATGGTGAGGGCGCAACTGCTTTGTTTGAAGTGAAGATCATTGGGGCTGAGTCTAAGGAGCAGGCGGTTACGTTGAGTAAATCTGTAGTAACTTCTTCTCTGACAAAGGCTGCTATCTATGGTCATGATGCAAACTGGGGAAGAATCCTGTGTGCGATGGGATATTCCGGTGCGCAGTTTGATCCTGAGAAAGTGGATCTTTACTTCGAGAGCAAGGCCGGAAAGATCAAGATTATTGAGAATGGTGTTGCTACAGATTACAGCGAGGAAGAAGCTACGAAGATTCTTTCCGAGGAGGCTGTTACAGCAATCGCTGATGTGAAGATGGGCGATGCAACAGCAACTGCATGGGGCTGTGACCTGACCTATGATTATGTAAAGATCAATGCAGACTATCGTTCATAA
- the argB gene encoding acetylglutamate kinase: MVNQKYLDKAEVLIEALPYIQRFNRKIVVVKYGGSAMLDDELKKNVIKDVVLLKLVGFKPIIVHGGGKEISRWVGKVGMEPKFINGLRVTDKDTMEIAEMVLAKVNKELVAMVESLGVNAVGISGKDGGLLKCRKKQTEGGDIGFVGEVTKVEPKILEDLLEKDFLPIIFPVGYDDNFATYNINADDAACAIAEAVHAEKLAFLSDIEGVYKDKDDHSSLISELHVDEAQKLIDDGFVGGGMIPKLKNCIDAIEEGVNRVHILDGRIPHSLLLEIFTNKGIGTAILREDGEKYYNEHE; the protein is encoded by the coding sequence ATGGTTAATCAGAAATACTTGGACAAGGCGGAGGTGCTGATCGAGGCGCTTCCTTATATTCAGAGATTCAATCGTAAGATTGTAGTTGTAAAGTACGGCGGAAGTGCCATGCTGGATGATGAACTGAAGAAAAATGTTATCAAAGACGTAGTTCTTCTGAAATTGGTTGGTTTCAAGCCGATCATCGTTCATGGTGGTGGAAAAGAAATCAGCCGCTGGGTTGGCAAAGTAGGTATGGAGCCGAAATTTATCAATGGTCTTCGTGTAACAGATAAAGATACTATGGAAATTGCAGAGATGGTTCTTGCAAAAGTAAACAAGGAACTGGTTGCCATGGTAGAATCTCTCGGCGTAAATGCAGTAGGTATCAGCGGTAAAGATGGTGGTCTGCTGAAATGCCGCAAGAAACAGACAGAGGGCGGAGATATTGGTTTTGTAGGTGAAGTTACAAAGGTTGAGCCGAAGATTCTGGAAGATCTTCTTGAAAAAGATTTCCTGCCGATCATTTTCCCGGTGGGTTATGATGATAATTTTGCTACTTATAATATTAATGCAGATGATGCCGCATGTGCCATTGCAGAGGCTGTACATGCAGAGAAACTTGCGTTCCTTTCTGATATTGAAGGCGTTTATAAAGACAAAGATGATCACTCCAGTCTGATTTCTGAACTTCATGTAGACGAAGCACAGAAACTGATTGATGATGGATTCGTAGGCGGCGGTATGATTCCGAAGCTGAAGAACTGTATTGATGCCATTGAAGAAGGCGTTAACAGAGTTCATATCCTGGACGGAAGAATTCCGCACAGCTTACTGCTGGAGATCTTTACAAACAAAGGTATTGGTACTGCAATTCTGAGAGAAGACGGGGAGAAATATTACAATGAACATGAATGA
- a CDS encoding aspartate aminotransferase family protein produces MNMNEQMKESEESILHTYNRFPVVFEKGQGCYLYDSEGKEYLDFAAGIAVNSLGYHYPGYDEALKDQIDKLMHISNLYYNEPIIEAGAKLVKASGMSKAFFTNSGTEAIEGALKAAKKYAYVRDGHADHEIIAMNHSFHGRSIGALSVTGTAHYREPFEPLMGGVKFADFNDLESVKAQITDKTCAIITEVVQGEGGIYPAKKEFLEGLRQICDEKDIMLIFDEIQCGMGRTGHYFAWQAYGVQPDIMTSAKALGCGVPVGAFVLSEKAAKASLEPGDHGTTYGGNPFVCAAVSKVFDIYENDKIIEHVQETAPYLEQKLDELVAKHECATTRRGMGFMQGIVIQGRPVGEVVKAALAKGLLVISAGSDVLRIVPPLVITKEHIDKMAAILDECME; encoded by the coding sequence ATGAACATGAATGAACAGATGAAGGAATCCGAAGAGAGTATCCTTCACACTTATAATCGTTTTCCTGTTGTTTTTGAAAAAGGACAGGGATGTTACTTATACGATTCCGAGGGAAAGGAATATCTGGATTTTGCGGCAGGTATCGCTGTAAATTCTCTGGGATATCACTATCCGGGATATGATGAAGCACTGAAAGACCAGATCGATAAGCTGATGCACATTTCCAACTTATATTATAATGAGCCGATCATTGAGGCCGGTGCGAAACTGGTAAAGGCAAGCGGAATGAGCAAGGCATTCTTTACCAACAGTGGTACAGAAGCAATCGAAGGTGCTTTAAAAGCAGCCAAGAAATATGCGTATGTACGTGACGGACATGCAGATCATGAGATCATTGCCATGAACCATTCTTTCCATGGAAGAAGTATCGGAGCACTTTCTGTAACAGGAACTGCTCATTACAGAGAGCCATTCGAGCCTCTGATGGGAGGTGTAAAGTTTGCAGATTTCAATGATCTTGAGAGTGTAAAGGCTCAGATTACAGATAAGACCTGTGCGATCATTACTGAAGTTGTACAGGGTGAAGGTGGCATTTATCCGGCGAAGAAAGAATTCCTGGAAGGTCTGCGTCAGATCTGTGATGAGAAAGATATCATGCTGATCTTCGATGAGATCCAGTGTGGTATGGGAAGAACCGGACATTATTTTGCATGGCAGGCATACGGTGTACAGCCGGATATCATGACCAGTGCGAAAGCTCTTGGATGCGGCGTGCCGGTAGGTGCATTTGTGCTGAGCGAGAAAGCTGCCAAAGCTTCTCTGGAGCCAGGGGATCATGGTACAACTTACGGTGGAAATCCATTTGTATGTGCTGCAGTCAGCAAGGTATTTGATATTTATGAGAATGACAAGATCATCGAACATGTACAGGAAACAGCTCCATATCTGGAACAGAAACTGGATGAGCTGGTTGCAAAACATGAATGTGCTACTACAAGACGAGGCATGGGCTTCATGCAGGGAATCGTGATCCAGGGACGTCCGGTTGGCGAAGTTGTAAAGGCTGCTCTTGCAAAAGGACTGCTGGTGATCTCCGCAGGCAGTGATGTACTGAGGATCGTACCTCCGCTTGTAATCACCAAAGAACACATCGACAAGATGGCTGCTATTCTGGATGAGTGCATGGAATAA
- a CDS encoding DMT family transporter gives MWGFIAALISGALMSIQGVFNTEVTKQTSLWVSTGWVQLSALVVCVLAWLFTGRESIAALWQVDNKYTLLGGVIGAFITITVIQSMGALGPAKAAMLIVISQLAVAYIIELLGIFGVDKQPFEWRKLLGMGIAIVGIIIFKWQK, from the coding sequence ATGTGGGGATTTATCGCGGCATTGATTTCAGGGGCATTGATGAGTATTCAGGGGGTTTTTAACACGGAGGTGACGAAGCAGACCAGCCTGTGGGTGTCCACGGGATGGGTGCAGCTGTCTGCGCTTGTGGTCTGCGTGCTGGCATGGCTGTTTACAGGGCGGGAAAGTATTGCAGCTCTCTGGCAGGTGGATAATAAGTATACACTGCTGGGAGGGGTGATCGGAGCATTTATTACCATCACAGTGATCCAGAGTATGGGGGCACTGGGGCCGGCAAAGGCAGCTATGCTTATTGTAATCTCACAGCTGGCAGTGGCGTATATTATAGAACTTCTGGGGATTTTCGGGGTGGATAAGCAGCCATTTGAATGGCGGAAACTTCTGGGAATGGGAATCGCTATCGTGGGAATTATTATATTTAAATGGCAAAAATAA
- a CDS encoding helix-hairpin-helix domain-containing protein, with amino-acid sequence MLGNLNKNICYAVVCILILTTLTGCKSREAQFLIDGFQEAKAEVEAEEKETADADRAEENVSKEPEISDEPEKAAEIYVDVCGAVANPGVFRMEEGSRVFQAIEAAGGFLPEAAQTCVNQAGILADGQQLYILTQEEMEQQDLKPGETATAQNNPSGTDLNRQDSRVNINTADESQLTTLTGIGATRAKAIIAYREENGPFATIEDIMNVQGIKEGTFVKIKDEIVVG; translated from the coding sequence TTGTTAGGAAATTTAAATAAGAACATATGCTATGCTGTGGTTTGTATTCTGATTCTTACAACACTGACAGGGTGTAAGAGCAGGGAAGCACAGTTTCTGATCGATGGCTTCCAGGAAGCGAAGGCAGAAGTGGAGGCTGAGGAGAAGGAAACTGCAGATGCAGATCGGGCAGAGGAAAATGTGTCCAAAGAGCCGGAGATATCAGATGAACCGGAGAAAGCCGCGGAGATTTATGTGGATGTCTGCGGGGCAGTAGCGAATCCGGGAGTTTTCCGGATGGAGGAAGGCAGCAGGGTTTTCCAGGCCATCGAAGCTGCGGGAGGATTTTTGCCGGAAGCAGCACAGACCTGTGTGAACCAGGCGGGTATCCTGGCAGATGGACAGCAGCTGTACATCCTTACACAGGAGGAAATGGAGCAGCAGGATCTGAAACCGGGAGAGACGGCTACTGCGCAGAATAATCCGTCAGGCACGGATTTAAATCGGCAGGATAGCAGAGTAAATATAAATACAGCAGATGAGAGCCAGCTTACCACCCTGACAGGAATCGGAGCCACCCGGGCGAAAGCGATCATTGCATACCGGGAGGAGAACGGACCATTTGCAACCATAGAAGACATCATGAATGTACAGGGCATCAAAGAGGGTACATTCGTTAAGATAAAAGATGAGATTGTAGTAGGATAA
- a CDS encoding response regulator transcription factor, with protein MSRKVLVVDDEKLIVKGVRFSLEQDGMEVDCAYDGEEAVEKAKEKKYDIILLDLMLPKMDGLEVCQQIREFSNVPIVMLTAKGEDMDKILGLEYGADDYITKPFNILEVKARIKAIMRRAGSDHEEKDKAKNIQVGDLRMDCEGRRVFIADKEINLTAKEFDVLELLVFNPNKVYSRENLLNIVWGYEYPGDVRTVDVHIRRLREKIETNPSEPKYVHTKWGVGYYFQAQ; from the coding sequence ATGAGCAGGAAAGTATTGGTAGTAGATGATGAAAAGCTGATCGTAAAGGGAGTCCGTTTCAGTCTGGAACAGGATGGAATGGAAGTTGACTGTGCTTACGATGGTGAGGAAGCTGTAGAGAAAGCGAAAGAAAAGAAATATGATATTATCCTTCTGGATCTGATGCTGCCGAAGATGGATGGACTGGAGGTCTGCCAGCAGATCCGAGAATTTTCCAATGTTCCTATTGTGATGCTGACTGCCAAGGGCGAAGATATGGATAAGATCCTGGGACTGGAATACGGAGCAGATGATTATATTACCAAACCTTTCAATATCCTTGAAGTGAAAGCACGTATCAAAGCTATCATGCGCCGTGCAGGAAGTGACCATGAGGAGAAAGATAAGGCGAAAAATATCCAGGTAGGAGACCTGCGTATGGACTGTGAGGGAAGACGTGTATTTATCGCAGATAAAGAGATCAACCTGACTGCCAAGGAATTCGATGTACTGGAGCTTCTGGTATTTAACCCGAATAAGGTTTACAGCCGTGAGAATCTGCTGAATATTGTATGGGGCTACGAGTATCCGGGTGATGTACGTACTGTGGATGTACATATCCGCCGCCTTCGTGAGAAAATTGAAACCAATCCAAGTGAGCCGAAATATGTACACACCAAATGGGGCGTGGGATATTATTTCCAGGCACAGTAG